A single genomic interval of Vairimorpha necatrix chromosome 5, complete sequence harbors:
- a CDS encoding exopolyphosphatase (PRUNE) yields the protein MTELKESLEKFLLKNKNKVQNSHLQICMGNEACDLDSFISSLILAHAINAIFVVNMRKDVFKSKGELIWVCEKYEINIEDLIFLERPLGTFSKEAKAIGTYLLVDDKKIFITDKSIKLILTDHNEPIDELKHCEIEMIIDHHPLTHKISNTNKIYIDTDVGSATTLVSRYLGNDLSKKATIVTKKLKKNKNQLCTQIASLLLIPIIVDTKFLKRRVSTYDIEEYKKLKKLSHLSKKELKNELKNIKKARRNDQYHNTNIILLKDYKSYNSCGYNFGMSVIKYKFEKWIDREAEIIRGFEQNKEGLGLFCKLQSFKNDMGLDFYLVSTKIKNVRTVIILDYPFIKSLADDVGLIRNEYKGMVYYKIEVGVTRKISIPKIIELLKKHDNLINE from the coding sequence tacaAAACAGCCACTTACAAATTTGTATGGGGAATGAGGCATGCGACCTTGACTCATTTATAAGTTCACTAATATTAGCGCATGCTATAAATGCAATTTTTGTTGTAAACATGAGAAAAGATGTATTTAAAAGTAAAGGAGAATTAATCTGGGTCTGcgaaaaatatgaaataaatatagaagACTTAATATTCCTAGAAAGACCTTTGGGTACATTCTCAAAAGAAGCTAAAGCTATAGGAACATATCTATTAGTAGacgataaaaaaatttttataactgaCAAATccataaaattaatattgaCCGATCATAATGAGCCAATTGATGAACTAAAACATTGTGAAATAGAAATGATAATAGACCATCATCCATTAACACACAAAATATCTAatactaataaaatttatatcgACACTGATGTTGGATCTGCTACTACATTAGTATCAAGATACCTTGGTAATGATTTATCAAAGAAAGCTACAATCgtgacaaaaaaattaaaaaaaaataaaaaccaaCTCTGCACTCAGATCGCATCACTACTACTTATACCGATTATAGTAGacacaaaatttttaaaaagaagagTTAGTACTTATGACATTGaggaatataaaaaattaaaaaaattatctcatttatcaaaaaaagaattaaaaaacgaactaaaaaatataaaaaaagctCGACGAAATGATCAATACCacaatacaaatataattttactgAAAGACTACAAATCTTATAACTCATGTGGTTATAATTTTGGTATGTcagttataaaatataaattcgAAAAATGGATAGACAGAGAAGCCGAAATTATAAGAGGATTTGAACAAAACAAGGAAGGACTTGGTCTATTTTGCAAACTacaatcttttaaaaatgatatggGTCTGGATTTCTACCTTGTATCtactaaaattaaaaatgtaagAACAGTCATTATATTAGATTATccatttattaaaagtttGGCAGATGATGTAGGACTTATAAGAAATGAATATAAAGGAAtggtttattataaaatagaagTAGGTGTGACGAGAAAGATATCAATaccaaaaattattgaactattgaaaaaacatgataatttgataaatgaataa